From Oryza sativa Japonica Group chromosome 4, ASM3414082v1, one genomic window encodes:
- the LOC4337258 gene encoding squamosa promoter-binding-like protein 8 (The RefSeq protein has 2 substitutions compared to this genomic sequence), with the protein MMNVPSAAAASSCDDFGYNATPPPPPSLLPIMDQDGGGGSIQRDHHQHHNHQQLGYNLEPSSLALLPPSNAAAAAAHHATIAHASPHDLLQFYPTSHYLAAAGGAGGGGNPYSHFTAAAAAGSTFQSYYQQPPQDAPEYYFPTLVSSAEENMASFAATQLGLNLGYRTYFPPRGGYTYGHHPPRCQAEGCKADLSSAKRYHRRHKVCEHHSKAPVVVTAGGLHQRFCQQCSRFHLLDEFDDAKKSCRKRLADHNRRRRKSKPSDGEHSGEKRRAQANKSAATKDKAGSSSKNAGIGDGFETQLLGGAHMSKDQDQAMDLGEVVKEAVDPKGKASMQQQQQQAHHGIHQQSHQQHGFPFPSSSGSCLFPQSQGAVSSTDTSNIAQVQEPSLAFHQQHHQHSNILQLGQAMFDLDFDH; encoded by the exons ATGATGAACGTTccatccgccgctgccgcgagcTCCTGCGATGATTTCGGCTACAacgccaccccgccgccgccgccgtcgcttctcCCAATCATGGaccaggacggcggcggcggtagcatCCAGAgggatcaccaccaccaccacaaccacCAGCAGCTCGGCTACAACCTGGAGCCGAGCTCCCTAGCTCTGCTTCCCCCttccaacgccgccgccgccgcagcacacCACGCCACCATCGCCCACGCCTCCCCACATGACCTCCTCCAGTTCTACCCGACCTCGCACTacctcgccgctgccggcggcgccggtggcggaggcAACCCCTACAGCCacttcacggcggcggcggcggccgggagcaCCTTCCAGTCGTACTACCAGCAGCCGCCGCAGGCCGCGCCGGAGTACTACTTCCCGACGCTGGTCAGCTCCGCCGAGGAGAACATGGCCAGCTTCGCCGCCACCCAGCTCGGCCTCAACCTCGGCTACCGGACCTACTTCCCGCCGAGAGGCGGCTACACCTACGGCCACCACCCGCCGCGGTGCCAGGCCGAGGGCTGCAAGGCCGACCTCTCCAGCGCCAAGCGCTACCACCGCCGCCACAAGGTGTGCGAGCACCACTCCAAGGcgcccgtcgtcgtcaccgccggcGGCCTCCACCAGAGATTCTGCCAGCAGTGCAGCAG ATTCCATCTTCTTGATGAGTTCGACGATGCCAAGAAGAGCTGCAGGAAGCGACTCGCCGACCACAACCGCCGGCGgaggaagtcgaagccgtccgACGGCGAGCATTCTGGTGAAAAGAGAAGGGCGCAGGCGAATAAATCGGCAGCTACTAAAGACA AAGCAGGAAGTAGCAGCAAGAACGCAGGCATTGGAGACGGTTTCGAGACACAGCTACTGGGGGGTGCACACATGTCCAAAGATCAAGACCAAGCCATGGATCTGGGAGAGGTGGTGAAAGAAGCTGTAGATCCCAAAGGTAAGGCatcgatgcagcagcagcagcagcaagcacatcATGGGATTCATCAGCAGAGCCACCAGCAGCATGGCTTCCCTTTCCCTTCGTCGTCTGGCTCGTGCTTATTCCCTCAGAGCCAAGGAGCTGTCTCGAGCACTGACACATCAAATATAGCTCAAGTGCAAGAACCAAGCTTAGCCTTCCATCAGCAGCATCACCAACACAGCAACATCCTTCAGCTTGGACAGGCGATGTTTGATCTCGACTTCGATCACtag
- the LOC4337259 gene encoding peroxidase 16 translates to MARAAHGGGGMGLLARAALVAFVALVGVGGGARAQLRQNYYGSTCPNAESTVRSVISQHLQQSFAVGPGTLRLFFHDCFVRGCDASVMLMAPNGDDESHSGADATLSPDAVEAINKAKAAVEALPGCAGKVSCADILAMAARDVVSLTGGPSYSVELGRLDGKTFNRAIVKHVLPGPGFNLDQLNSLFASNGLTQTDMIALSGAHTIGVTHCDKFVRRIYTFKQRLGYNPPMNLDFLRSMRRVCPINYSPTAFAMLDVSTPRAFDNAYFNNLRYNKGLLASDQILFTDRRSRPTVNLFAANSTAFFDAFVAAMAKLGRIGVKTGSDGEIRRVCTAVN, encoded by the exons ATGGCCagggcggcgcacggcggcggcggcatggggcTTCTCGCGCGGGCGGCGCTCGTGGCATTCGTGGCGCTtgtgggcgtcggcggcggcgcgagggcccAGCTGCGGCAGAACTACTACGGCAGCACGTGCCCCAACGCGGAGTCCACCGTCCGGTCCGTCATCTCGCAGCACCTCCAGCAGAGCTTCGCCGTCGGCCCCGGCACCCTCCGCCTcttcttccacgactgcttcgtcagg GGGTGTGACGCGTCGGTGATGCTGATGGCGCcgaacggcgacgacgagagcCACAGCGGCGCGGACGCCACGCTGTCGCCGGACGCGGTGGAGGCGATCAACAAGGCcaaggcggcggtcgaggcgctCCCCGGCTGCGCCGGCAAGGTCTCCTGCGCGGACatcctcgccatggccgcccgcgACGTCGTCTCCCTG ACCGGCGGGCCGAGCTACTCCGTGGAGCTCGGACGGCTGGACGGCAAGACGTTCAACAGAGCCATTGTCAAGCACGTCCTGCCCGGCCCTGGCTTCAATCTGGATCAGCTCAACTCCTTGTTCGCCAGCAATGGCCTAACGCAGACCGACATGATTGCGCTTTCCG GGGCGCACACGATCGGGGTGACGCACTGCGACAAGTTCGTGCGGCGGATCTACACGTTCAAGCAGCGGCTGGGGTACAACCCGCCGATGAACCTGGACTTCCTGCGGTCGATGCGGCGGGTGTGCCCGATCAACTACAGCCCGACGGCGTTCGCGATGCTGGACGTGTCGACGCCGCGGGCGTTCGACAACGCCTACTTCAACAACCTCCGCTACAACAAGGGCCTCCTCGCCTCCGACCAGATCCTCTTCACCGACCGCCGCTCCCGCCCCACCGTCAACCTCTTCGCCGCCAACTCCACCGCCTTCTTCgacgccttcgtcgccgccatggccaagcTCGGCAGGATCGGCGTCAAGACCGGCTCCGACGGCGAGATCCGCCGCGTCTGCACCGCCGTCAACTAG